One genomic segment of Desulfocapsa sulfexigens DSM 10523 includes these proteins:
- a CDS encoding FAD-dependent oxidoreductase: MSATVVKGLDKNGRRISSMDFEAMVQAAARTSSSIQIESMGQHNLGIRLQHADGLSIEVSGPTGQRLGCMGMPGTTITCKGAASDDVGYLNIGAEITVLGDATNGVCNAMANGKVYIGGSIGARGLTMTKWNPDYEKPELWVLGSAGDSFAEFNCGGVAVICGENAKNPENVTGYRPCVGMVGGTIFFRGKTDNSYSRNNARLAPPTDEQWQWLEENMPGYLGKIGREDLKNSLLVRDEWQVLNAVSPQERALLFSGPMPMAEFRNKHWNQAFGGGDPLRDLAPGLDRSPIGAVPTGDMRRKKPYWANRESAAPCTYYCPVHIPTVDRLRLIRDGQIDEAYEMLLQYTPLPASVCGAVCPNLCMENCSRQGVDDPIDVQVLGRSVSSARSPEVAASLGKKVAIVGGGPAGMNAAWQLAHAGVEAHIFEKDDFIGGKLAQVIPWERLSQAIWDQEVKRFLETPNIHTNLGVDMSKETFAKLKEEFDYVIVAVGTHEPRKIPFPGHETVIPALDFLKKAKSATPEKVGKEVVIIGAGNVGCDVACEAYRLGAEKVTLVDIQKPLAFGKEKEAAEALGAEFRWPVMTREVTPEGLVMDTGELIPAQTVIISIGDVPKLQFLPDSVETLSIGGAAWLKTNEAHLTTDAKVLAIGDVERPGLATNALGAGKTAAEYIISQFKGEEWKPFTKKVITQQALTITHYIPDLEHEHSQENSAERCLSCASCRDCHLCETICPEGAISRRELEFAHTNGYESGLGASYEYVSDDKKCIACGFCADTCPCGIWTLRPF, translated from the coding sequence GTGAGTGCTACTGTTGTAAAAGGCCTGGACAAAAATGGCCGTAGAATCAGTTCCATGGACTTTGAAGCCATGGTTCAGGCAGCTGCCAGAACAAGCAGCTCCATCCAGATCGAATCCATGGGCCAACATAACCTTGGAATTCGACTGCAGCATGCAGACGGTTTGTCCATTGAAGTATCCGGACCCACCGGACAGCGTCTTGGCTGCATGGGAATGCCTGGAACCACCATCACCTGTAAAGGTGCAGCATCCGACGATGTCGGCTACCTGAACATTGGTGCAGAAATCACCGTACTTGGCGATGCCACCAATGGTGTCTGTAATGCCATGGCCAACGGAAAAGTCTATATAGGCGGATCAATTGGTGCCCGTGGACTGACCATGACCAAATGGAATCCAGATTACGAAAAACCCGAGCTCTGGGTACTCGGCTCTGCAGGTGATTCCTTTGCAGAGTTTAATTGTGGCGGCGTAGCTGTTATTTGCGGTGAGAATGCAAAAAACCCCGAAAATGTTACCGGCTATCGTCCCTGTGTGGGAATGGTTGGCGGCACCATCTTTTTCCGTGGTAAAACAGACAATTCTTATTCCAGAAATAATGCCCGTCTGGCACCTCCGACGGATGAACAGTGGCAGTGGCTCGAAGAAAACATGCCTGGCTATCTTGGGAAAATCGGGCGTGAAGATCTAAAAAATTCCCTCCTGGTTCGCGATGAATGGCAGGTATTAAATGCTGTTTCCCCACAGGAAAGGGCATTGCTTTTCTCAGGCCCCATGCCCATGGCTGAATTTCGCAATAAACACTGGAATCAGGCTTTTGGTGGTGGAGACCCGCTTCGCGATCTGGCACCCGGCCTTGACCGTAGCCCAATTGGGGCAGTACCCACCGGGGATATGCGCCGCAAGAAACCCTATTGGGCCAACCGTGAGTCAGCAGCTCCCTGTACCTATTATTGTCCGGTGCATATTCCCACCGTTGACCGTTTACGATTGATCCGTGACGGACAGATAGACGAAGCTTATGAAATGCTGCTTCAATATACACCGCTGCCTGCATCTGTCTGCGGTGCTGTTTGCCCGAATCTCTGCATGGAGAACTGCTCCCGCCAGGGAGTGGATGATCCTATTGACGTTCAGGTACTTGGTCGATCCGTAAGTTCTGCCAGATCTCCTGAAGTTGCAGCTTCACTTGGGAAAAAGGTTGCCATCGTTGGTGGTGGGCCTGCTGGAATGAATGCTGCCTGGCAGCTTGCTCACGCCGGTGTTGAAGCCCATATATTCGAAAAAGACGATTTTATCGGTGGTAAGCTTGCCCAGGTAATTCCATGGGAACGACTGTCCCAGGCCATATGGGATCAGGAAGTAAAACGGTTCCTGGAAACTCCAAACATTCACACCAACCTTGGCGTGGATATGAGCAAGGAAACTTTCGCCAAACTTAAAGAAGAATTTGATTATGTGATTGTTGCAGTTGGAACCCACGAGCCTCGCAAGATTCCCTTTCCTGGACATGAAACAGTTATCCCGGCACTTGACTTCCTGAAAAAAGCAAAGAGTGCAACTCCTGAGAAGGTTGGCAAAGAAGTCGTTATTATCGGAGCTGGTAATGTTGGTTGTGATGTAGCCTGTGAAGCCTATCGGCTTGGTGCGGAAAAGGTAACGCTCGTTGATATCCAGAAACCTCTTGCTTTTGGTAAGGAAAAGGAAGCAGCCGAGGCACTTGGTGCGGAATTTCGCTGGCCCGTTATGACCAGAGAAGTCACTCCTGAAGGCCTTGTAATGGATACCGGTGAGCTCATTCCTGCTCAGACAGTTATCATCTCCATTGGTGATGTTCCCAAACTCCAGTTCCTTCCAGACTCCGTTGAAACGCTTAGTATTGGAGGTGCGGCCTGGCTAAAAACCAATGAAGCACATCTCACCACCGATGCCAAAGTTCTTGCCATTGGTGACGTTGAAAGACCTGGTCTTGCAACCAATGCTCTTGGTGCCGGTAAGACAGCTGCAGAATATATTATTTCGCAGTTCAAGGGAGAAGAGTGGAAACCTTTTACGAAAAAGGTAATCACTCAACAGGCACTGACCATTACTCATTACATTCCCGATCTTGAGCATGAGCATTCCCAGGAAAACTCCGCCGAGCGTTGTCTATCCTGCGCGTCATGCCGTGACTGCCACCTCTGCGAGACAATCTGTCCAGAAGGTGCTATTAGTCGCAGAGAGCTTGAATTTGCTCACACAAATGGCTACGAATCCGGGCTTGGAGCATCCTATGAGTATGTTTCCGATGATAAAAAATGTATAGCATGTGGATTTTGTGCCGATACCTGCCCCTGCGGAATCTGGACACTGAGACCCTTCTAG
- a CDS encoding phosphate/phosphite/phosphonate ABC transporter substrate-binding protein, translating to MKRYFSILAVILFFFCSFSAQAAGTVKIGVLAKDGPAKALKKWTATGEYLSAKLGKTVEIVPLDFDKVNPAIEANAVDFFLINSSMYVTAKVKYGASAIATMINSRQGQALESFGGVIFTSAYNDSINSLADLKGKTFMAVSKSSFGGWQMAYKTIKDAGMDPFTDFAKVDFAGKHDNVVFAVQNEQAQAGTVRTDTLERMVAAGAIAMEDFKIINKQSSAFPFVYSTTLYPEWPLAKTAATPDTLAQEVVAALKQVQKDDPAASNAKIIGWTDPLDYSPVEELQKSLGVGAYK from the coding sequence ATGAAACGCTATTTTTCTATTCTAGCTGTCATTCTTTTTTTCTTTTGCAGTTTCTCTGCCCAGGCCGCAGGTACCGTTAAAATTGGAGTTCTTGCCAAAGATGGTCCGGCAAAAGCTCTAAAAAAATGGACTGCTACCGGAGAGTACCTCTCCGCCAAGCTTGGCAAGACAGTGGAGATTGTTCCCCTTGATTTTGATAAGGTCAATCCGGCGATCGAAGCAAATGCTGTTGATTTCTTTCTTATCAATTCCTCCATGTATGTGACTGCAAAGGTGAAATACGGTGCCAGCGCTATAGCCACAATGATAAACTCCAGGCAGGGACAGGCTCTTGAATCTTTTGGCGGTGTCATCTTTACAAGTGCCTACAATGACAGCATCAATTCACTTGCTGACTTAAAAGGAAAAACCTTTATGGCTGTTTCAAAATCATCTTTTGGCGGCTGGCAGATGGCCTACAAAACAATAAAGGATGCAGGCATGGATCCTTTTACAGACTTTGCCAAAGTGGACTTTGCTGGAAAACATGATAACGTTGTTTTTGCCGTTCAAAATGAACAGGCTCAGGCGGGAACCGTTCGTACTGACACTCTGGAGCGAATGGTTGCAGCTGGGGCTATTGCCATGGAAGATTTCAAAATCATCAACAAACAGAGTTCTGCTTTCCCATTTGTCTATTCCACAACACTCTACCCAGAATGGCCTCTCGCTAAAACCGCTGCAACACCAGATACCTTGGCCCAGGAAGTTGTGGCTGCATTAAAACAGGTTCAAAAAGACGATCCGGCCGCAAGCAACGCAAAAATAATCGGTTGGACCGATCCTCTCGATTACAGCCCTGTTGAGGAACTTCAGAAGTCCCTTGGAGTTGGAGCATACAAATAA
- a CDS encoding transglycosylase domain-containing protein, with the protein MAKPKRVYSKPYGEKHIIGFLFAISVSLTVFLGSLLLILSLLKIPDIRSVAEYKPAQATEILDRHGNVIERVFTENRTVVPLSQMPAYLPQAFVAAEDGRFFEHPGLDVWSVFRAVINNVRSGRRAQGGSTITQQVARSLLLTPEKTFLRKFKEAILAWRIDTLLSKDEILYIYLNQIYLGSGAYGVEAASQVYFGKRARDLKLGEAAILAGLPQAPSRYSPHKNMNAALERQRYVLNRMAADGYVSEASAQNAYLRSLKLAEKPDQKRAVNGYFIQLVTKQAEKIIGKSLNRAGIRIHTTMDSRQQQLAAAALTRGLDSSFSGDKEVQGAIVSLDTCNGRVRALVGGRDFNTSAFDRATQARRSAGSLFKPLLYAAAFTKGFTPDSTLMDSPFAIRGHDGKEWRPRNFSGKYFGETTLRVALVKSRNIIAIKLLQQVGIKRVQKLAEAFGIRPPITSDLSLALGATGVSLLEITAAYSPFVCKGQYFSPTLISGIDSNGGRKIFRDTPTGNQVLSSSVASVMKGLLSEVIRNGTGKRAGGLGTVSGGKTGTTNDNRDAWFVGFSDKTLTGVWFGYDDNKSLGNGRNGGVVAAPVWREFMSGVSTR; encoded by the coding sequence GTGGCGAAACCGAAACGTGTCTATTCAAAGCCCTATGGTGAAAAGCACATCATTGGTTTTCTTTTTGCTATAAGTGTTAGTCTGACGGTTTTTCTTGGTAGTCTCCTTCTTATTCTGTCTTTGTTGAAAATTCCTGACATCAGAAGTGTTGCTGAGTATAAACCTGCCCAGGCTACAGAAATTCTCGATAGGCACGGAAATGTCATTGAACGAGTTTTCACCGAAAACCGGACTGTTGTTCCACTGTCACAGATGCCGGCCTATCTTCCTCAGGCTTTTGTCGCAGCAGAAGATGGTCGTTTTTTTGAACATCCGGGTCTTGATGTCTGGTCGGTATTTCGAGCTGTAATCAATAACGTGCGCAGTGGACGTCGTGCACAGGGAGGTTCTACCATTACGCAGCAGGTGGCGCGGTCTCTCCTGCTCACCCCTGAAAAAACCTTCCTCCGAAAATTTAAGGAAGCAATTCTTGCGTGGCGGATTGATACCCTCCTCAGTAAGGATGAGATTCTCTATATTTATCTTAATCAGATTTATCTTGGCAGTGGTGCCTATGGCGTGGAGGCAGCTTCACAGGTGTATTTTGGGAAGCGTGCCCGGGATTTGAAGCTTGGAGAGGCCGCAATCCTAGCCGGTTTACCCCAGGCACCGAGCAGGTACTCTCCGCACAAAAATATGAATGCTGCCCTTGAGAGGCAGCGCTATGTCTTGAATCGTATGGCAGCAGACGGGTATGTAAGTGAAGCCTCTGCCCAAAATGCCTATCTGCGTTCTCTGAAACTTGCCGAAAAGCCAGATCAAAAAAGAGCAGTGAATGGCTATTTTATTCAACTGGTAACAAAACAAGCGGAAAAAATAATTGGGAAATCACTGAATCGTGCGGGAATACGGATCCATACTACCATGGACTCAAGGCAACAGCAGTTGGCTGCTGCGGCCCTTACACGTGGGTTGGATTCTTCCTTTTCAGGGGATAAGGAGGTGCAGGGAGCAATTGTTTCACTTGATACCTGTAATGGAAGGGTCAGAGCTTTAGTAGGTGGTCGTGATTTTAATACGAGTGCTTTTGATCGTGCGACTCAAGCCAGACGTTCAGCAGGATCTTTGTTTAAACCTCTTCTCTATGCCGCAGCCTTTACAAAAGGGTTTACACCGGACTCTACCCTGATGGATTCGCCATTTGCCATTCGCGGCCATGACGGAAAGGAGTGGAGGCCAAGAAATTTTTCCGGGAAGTATTTTGGTGAGACCACATTACGAGTAGCGCTGGTGAAATCCAGAAATATCATTGCCATAAAATTACTGCAACAGGTTGGTATTAAAAGGGTTCAGAAACTTGCAGAGGCCTTTGGGATAAGGCCTCCCATAACTTCTGATCTCTCTCTTGCACTTGGAGCCACCGGTGTTTCTTTGCTTGAAATTACTGCGGCGTACTCACCATTTGTCTGTAAGGGACAGTATTTTTCTCCTACACTCATCAGCGGAATAGATTCTAACGGTGGCAGGAAAATTTTTCGAGACACACCCACTGGAAACCAGGTGCTGAGTTCCTCAGTCGCCAGTGTTATGAAAGGACTGTTGAGTGAGGTTATTCGCAATGGGACAGGAAAAAGAGCCGGCGGTTTAGGAACCGTCTCCGGAGGGAAAACTGGCACCACCAACGATAACAGAGATGCATGGTTTGTTGGGTTTTCCGACAAAACACTTACTGGAGTGTGGTTTGGTTATGACGACAATAAAAGCCTTGGAAATGGAAGAAACGGGGGCGTCGTTGCGGCACCTGTCTGGCGTGAATTTATGAGTGGAGTCAGTACCAGGTGA
- a CDS encoding inorganic phosphate transporter, with amino-acid sequence MEVIAAYGTIMITLAVIFGLYMTWGIGANDLANAMGTSVGAGAVTVKQAIGIAIVFEFAGAVLAGGNVTKTIRKGIIDPTNIIATPEILVYGMLAALLAAAVWLMIASSKGWPVSTTHSIVGALIGFAVVGIGPDAVNWGKVGKIVASWVISPAIGGTIAFLLVLSTRKLIFDTENPLRNAKKYAPYYIFLVGFIISLVTLFKGLAHLHIELTGPQSFGLAICIGLLTSSIGMFFIRKVKEDTEADRDFHFASVEKVFTPMMLFTACSMAFAHGSNDVANGIGPLAAVISIVTSGGEVMQSSEMPVWILFVGGTGIVVGLVTLGYRVMLTVGTKITELTPSRGFCAELAAASTVVLASRTGLPVSTTHILVGAVLGVGLARGIGALDLRVILNIIVSWIVTLPAGAIMAMVFFFFLKGVFG; translated from the coding sequence ATGGAAGTTATTGCTGCGTATGGAACAATTATGATTACACTTGCTGTAATCTTTGGCCTCTATATGACATGGGGCATTGGGGCCAATGATCTGGCAAATGCCATGGGCACATCCGTTGGAGCAGGTGCTGTAACGGTAAAACAGGCAATTGGTATTGCGATTGTTTTTGAGTTTGCCGGCGCTGTGCTTGCTGGCGGAAACGTCACTAAAACAATTCGTAAGGGAATTATAGATCCAACAAACATCATTGCAACACCGGAGATCCTGGTCTATGGAATGCTTGCCGCATTGCTTGCCGCAGCCGTGTGGCTGATGATCGCATCGAGTAAGGGATGGCCTGTCTCTACCACTCACTCCATTGTCGGTGCTTTAATTGGTTTTGCAGTTGTTGGTATCGGTCCGGATGCTGTGAACTGGGGAAAGGTTGGGAAGATTGTTGCGAGCTGGGTAATCTCTCCGGCCATTGGCGGTACCATCGCGTTTCTTCTTGTTCTGTCGACTCGGAAATTAATTTTCGACACGGAAAATCCGCTGAGGAATGCCAAAAAATATGCTCCGTACTATATTTTTCTGGTAGGCTTTATAATCTCTCTGGTGACCCTGTTTAAGGGCTTGGCGCATCTTCATATAGAACTTACAGGACCACAGAGTTTTGGGTTGGCGATCTGTATTGGTCTTCTTACCAGCTCTATTGGCATGTTTTTTATCAGAAAGGTAAAGGAGGATACCGAAGCGGACCGCGATTTTCATTTTGCGAGTGTGGAAAAGGTGTTCACCCCAATGATGCTTTTTACTGCCTGTTCCATGGCCTTTGCTCATGGCTCCAATGATGTTGCTAACGGAATAGGACCTCTTGCAGCAGTTATCAGTATTGTTACATCGGGTGGTGAAGTCATGCAGTCGTCTGAAATGCCTGTCTGGATACTCTTTGTTGGTGGCACAGGAATTGTTGTCGGCCTTGTCACTCTTGGCTATAGAGTGATGTTGACCGTCGGCACCAAGATTACAGAGCTGACTCCGTCACGTGGTTTTTGTGCGGAGCTGGCTGCTGCCAGTACGGTTGTTCTCGCATCCCGTACTGGTTTGCCGGTTTCGACCACACATATTCTGGTTGGTGCGGTTCTTGGCGTTGGGCTGGCCCGGGGGATTGGTGCCCTTGATCTGCGAGTGATCCTGAATATTATTGTTTCCTGGATTGTTACTCTGCCGGCCGGCGCAATCATGGCAATGGTATTTTTCTTCTTCCTGAAAGGCGTTTTTGGTTGA
- a CDS encoding TIGR00153 family protein, giving the protein MVAMSTNPLAGLLRKSPFKPIQEHMRTVFSCVMLLPALFDALYRKEQGEVTELAGQIGVLETEADGIKATYRHNMPKTLLLPVDRKDLLSLIHEQDSVADGVEKISQLLVNRDMTVPDAIKGGLDELLEGTMEIITQAKNMVEELDELVHVGFSGREHDKVSRMIDGVRKSEHNLDKILKKVNRTLFTIEKELDPVSVMFWYRIIEEIGNISDHAENMADRLLLFLSK; this is encoded by the coding sequence ATGGTAGCAATGTCAACGAACCCCTTAGCGGGTTTACTTCGAAAGTCACCGTTTAAGCCAATTCAGGAACATATGCGGACAGTTTTTTCCTGTGTTATGTTACTGCCCGCCCTTTTTGATGCACTTTATAGAAAAGAGCAGGGTGAGGTGACTGAGCTTGCAGGGCAGATAGGGGTTCTGGAAACTGAAGCGGATGGGATCAAGGCGACGTACAGGCACAATATGCCGAAGACTCTGTTGCTTCCCGTTGACAGAAAGGATCTACTTAGTCTGATTCATGAACAGGATTCTGTAGCAGATGGTGTTGAGAAAATCAGTCAGCTTCTGGTAAATCGGGATATGACGGTGCCCGACGCCATTAAGGGCGGACTGGATGAGTTGCTTGAGGGAACCATGGAGATAATCACCCAGGCAAAGAACATGGTTGAAGAGCTTGATGAATTAGTGCATGTCGGATTCAGCGGCAGGGAGCATGATAAGGTATCCCGTATGATCGATGGTGTACGTAAATCAGAACATAATCTTGATAAAATTCTGAAGAAGGTGAACCGGACGCTTTTCACTATTGAAAAAGAACTGGATCCCGTTTCTGTCATGTTCTGGTATCGGATCATTGAAGAGATTGGTAATATTTCAGATCACGCTGAAAACATGGCCGATCGTCTGCTGTTGTTTCTGTCTAAGTAG